A part of Terriglobales bacterium genomic DNA contains:
- a CDS encoding alpha/beta hydrolase family protein: MSNFVLIHGSWHSGDAWSQTAQHLKAAGHTVFTPTIAGHGKDSNKAVNHAQCTQSIVDYIAGNDLRDFVLVGHSFGGTIIAKVAEVMPERIRRLVFWNAFVLQDGNCLLDEIPPYYRELFDQLVRQSADHTVLAPFPIWREAFINDADLALAKSTYESLSPEPYQPFQDKLDMKKFYSLEIPRSFLNCTEDIALPPGEWGWHPRMSSRLGLCRLVQMPGSHEALFTNPKGLAEKLIEAGRD, translated from the coding sequence CCAACTTCGTTCTGATTCACGGCTCTTGGCACAGCGGCGACGCCTGGAGCCAGACCGCGCAGCACCTGAAAGCGGCAGGTCACACCGTCTTCACTCCCACCATCGCCGGCCACGGCAAGGACAGCAACAAGGCCGTCAATCACGCCCAATGCACCCAGTCCATCGTGGACTACATCGCCGGCAACGACCTGCGCGATTTCGTTCTGGTGGGACACAGCTTCGGCGGCACCATCATCGCCAAGGTCGCCGAAGTCATGCCCGAGCGCATCCGCCGCCTGGTTTTCTGGAACGCCTTCGTGCTCCAGGACGGCAACTGCCTGCTCGATGAGATTCCGCCCTACTACCGCGAGCTGTTCGACCAGCTCGTCCGCCAGTCCGCCGACCACACCGTCCTGGCGCCTTTCCCCATCTGGCGCGAGGCCTTCATCAACGACGCCGACCTCGCCCTCGCCAAGTCCACTTACGAATCTCTTTCGCCCGAGCCCTACCAGCCATTCCAGGACAAGCTGGACATGAAGAAGTTCTATTCCCTCGAGATTCCCCGCAGCTTCCTCAACTGCACCGAGGACATCGCGCTTCCTCCCGGCGAATGGGGCTGGCATCCCCGCATGTCCAGCCGCCTGGGGCTCTGCCGCCTGGTGCAGATGCCCGGCAGCCACGAGGCGCTCTTCACCAACCCCAAGGGCCTGGCGGAAAAGCTCATCGAAGCCGGACGAGACTAG